GGgtaaaagctgggtgaacccctctaggtttagcttggctgccattaatgccaaataaagaactaaatatataacattcccaacttaaaaattagactgctatatgTGGTCAAAACAGCACCTCTACAATTTGTAATATATAgtgcaggcgccattttgtgctgcaaaaatacagcgctctggatttttttttaattgaaggcaatttctgtaacttaccccgAAGTAgcttatatgtttgaccaaatacaACCATCAAATTCTTAAGTTGCAAATTTTGTATGGTCCCCGAACAATGTTAAAAATAGCCAAATGGCCCTCAttagcaaaaaggttccccacccctgctttAGACCAGTCACATGACTTCTCTCTTCATAAAATACTACATCCAACAACATCACATCCTTTACTAGGTTTCCAGGCTGGTCAATGGACGGGGAAGTCATGCAGCCAAGAGCTAAGTGCTGTGGTCAGGGACAGAACTACCCCTCTCCCTGGCGCATGCACAAACTCCTGAATCTTCTGCGCCAAGGGACAAATAGTCCTGGTCCAGTCCACAGTACCGCCTCTATACTGGGCTGCAGAAGGAACATCCGCCATCCATAGACCAGTCTGGAAACCTAATAAAAGCACATGACTTCGTAGGATTTTCCAGAGAGAAGCATCACATGACCGGGTTCCAGAAAGGACGATCCTCGCAACTTCAAGTAGCCAATATATTAAGGTGACTTGCTGGTTCCTTGGAACTCCTTTATGCTGTTCCACTCCTTCTGTTTTATGACATGCATAGCTAACATGGCAGGTACTCTTTAAAGTTTTAAGCCAAAAGGTGCATTGAGCATCAAAAAATGGGCAACTTGCTAACAGATTCCTTTCAGAGGTTCTGCACCATTACGCTATTGTTACTGAACCTGATTCACAACCCTACATCTGCCCATAAAATGGCCACAGATTGGGGACAAGAGTCTTCTGCAACCTCTGATGAAACCCACTGCTCATAGTTTCGTCTGTGTTTCAGTGAGTTTTGGTCAGTCAGAAAACGAAGGGCATGCATAGTCTGTTTGTCCGAGGTTGTGGGAGAACCCGCCTTTGCATATGTCCCTCCATCTGTAGCCGTATTATGGACAGAGCTGATGCAGACCAGGTGGCTTGCCTACAAAGATAAGAACCACACATAGCTTCTAAAAAGACTTTAGTAGCAAGTTGCCTCTTTGGAAACCATGTGCAAGTAGTGGCCAAACCCATGGAGGTATATGAAACCACCCTAAACACCTATGCTGTGTATGGCCCAGTTTTGGGTTTCAAAGCCGCCGCAACCCAAGAAGGGTGAGATGGACATCCAGAGGGTTGCAGACCTGAATATGACATGGAGATAGAGCACATGAACCATAAGTGATCCCCACATTTATACTTGGTCCTCCTCACGGAAACCAACCAATTTGTCTTTAACCAGctcccaaaaaataaagtttcagtcAGTCATACTGTTTGTTATAGGCAGCTGCTTTATTTAATAGCCTACACTAGTTTTATACACATGGACCACTGTGGCACCAGACGATAGGCATGAGCCTAGGGAGTGCCAcaagggcaaaaaaaataaagtatattcaACTTTTATAACAAAGTAGAAAGAAAGCTGTAGAAGGGTTCTGGAAAAAGCATTAAATAATCAACATAGCACCAGAAACCGTCTGACAGTCACCCGCGGTGGTGCCGTAAACACGTGGATTTGTAGAAAGGCACATAAATCGGTTACAGGTGGCACCACGTGCACGGTTACCGCCGGGTGTACCTGTCATGTCAGCACCAGTCACATTTATGGAAAATAAGAATAAATTATCCTTCCTCAGAAAATTTAACAATACCGCGTCTTGCGCAAGTTACATGTCCACAAGAACTACAGCTATCCCATGCCCCGCTCCACGGAAAACATGACTGGCGACTGGACTAAAAGTCTTTATTAAacacctaaagaaaaaaaaaaaaaaagaaaaaaaagactacTTCTAGTTTGTTCATCAGGCTTGGCACATACAAAAGCAGACACTTGTAATGTTCTTGCAATTCCCTTGacccaatgaaaaaaaaaaaaaaaaaatactagtttGCATAAACAGGCATCCAGTCGGCACAGTTCATCACCATCAGGTCACTTTCAAAATACTTGGCACAAAATTAACAGAAGTGATGTAAGAAATCATTCTTTGGATAGGGGACTGAGGTAGTGACAATGCACAGGTCGCACACAAGGAAACCTGTTGCCAGAGACCTGGCATTGCAAGGGGCATGCAGGCTGCCATAGTCAGGGCACCTCTCCAAGCAAGGGACTACAGTGTCACGTCCATGCTTGCTGCAATCCCGGACCCTCGGCTCCCACCGAGTCCGGGGCAGACGTGGTGGTCCCGCTCTTCTAGTAGTAGAGGAGTAAAGTGCGGCGAGAGACATGTAAACAGGCTGAGCACGGGTCACtggagcagccacctccagagcCAGCAGTCCGCTCAGGGCGACCCCAGGGGGAAGCGGCGGATCCTCACCACCGGCTGCAGGTTCACCTGCAGGATCTCCTGAGCCCTCCGGCAGGCAGCGGCCACCTTCGCCTGGCACGAGACGTCCCTGACCCGTATGGTGGGGAAGGTGGTGAGTTTCGGGACCGCTGCTTTCCAGATGTCCTCCAGCGATCGGCCGACCAAGCTCGGGACCTCTGAAGGGGTCGGGCTGCTGCAGCCGCTGCTGGTGCCGCTGGACTCCTCGCTGGCTTTGCCCCGCCGGCGCTttctgcagctcagcctcatgccTCTCCGCTTTCTCTTCACCGGCGGCTTCTTGGGCTGGGCGGGCGGCTGCGGCGGCGGCTGCTCCCTGGCTTTCTTGCTGGAGAGCTGGCTGGGGTCCGGCACCACGGAGCGGCACGAAGAGTAGCCGTACACGTCCTTGCTGCGGAGAATGACCGGGGAGAAGTCCCGCTTCAGACTGCACAGGAAGTTCCACAGCTCCGTGTCCGAGTTCATGAAATGCTTGGACTCCGGGACGAAGATTTCCAAGGCGTCTTCTAGCGGCTTCATGCCCGCGAACACCAGCTGCGACCGGGAGTACACAACTTTGTCCTCTTCCATGACTCCCGCTGCCTTTGTCTGTCCTCCGGCACGGGCAAGCAAAGAGTTAAATTTatcggcttaaaaaaaaaaacttaactgCTGCCAAAGCTTTATGAAGCGCCCCCCTTCTGGCCGCCTGGTTTAACGCAGGGCGCTCCAATACAAAACAAAATGGCTTCTTCGAACGGCCGCTACAGTTGGCTATATAGCTGCTTCTTTGAAATACGACATACCCCGGGCCCGCCCACTTAGTGGGGATCCGCTGCGGCGATTGGCTAGCCGCAGCATAGCCGTGCCTGCATTGGTTACCGGCAGCACAATGGGCGGGGGTTTTGCGGGCGTGGAGGGGGTGCTAAAAGTGGAGTAATAGATGTCGGTCCCGCAGTCTGGGAACGTCGGCCATGTTACTTTCCTGGCTCGAGAATGTTACTTTGTTTGACTTAGCTACTTTGTGGTGGCGCCCGGCTCTCAAGGCGTTCTCCTCAGAGGAAGGTGTCTGAATGGGGGAAAGGTGACATCAGGTGGCTCATAATGAAGACCAAAGCCTTGCCATTGTAAGGAGGCTTAGCCGTGTGGTGGTCTGATGCCAGATCCAGTGGAGCTCATTATAAAGGGAAATCCAGTCAGGCTGTAACTCCAGTGAAGTTACCAGATACCCAATGGGGGGCATAAAGCTAGGAGATACCCCCAGTGtctgataagtgcgggtcccacctctaggaccctcaCCCATCCTTAGAATAGAGCCTGCAATGTGCTGGAGGTCACATTGCACATGCGcgtccgccctccattcatttccaaaGCTAGCTGAGCAGTGCACTCggctgtttttggaagtcccgttgaaatgaatgggaagcgcaccACACAAGCgtggccaccactccattcacttctatggggcttacagaaatacccaagCCAGCACTTTACTATTTTTGgcgctcctatagaaatgaataaggGGTGGCCGTGCCTGCATGGTGATCCTTCCGGCACTTTGtgggctccgttctaagtataAGTGCGGGACCCAGAGGTGGGGCACGCACCAATCAGACATTGGGAGCCCCAGTGTCCAagatgagaataaccctttaatgtaATGTAGTCAGGGGTTCAGTCTCTACTAATTCATGTTGTATGAAAAAAGGCATCTCCTTGGGAAAAAGAACCATCTCAATAGCgccaccttctggaagtggctccctataaaTCAAAGTTcgactttttaaaggggttctccaagtgtATAAAATGTCCCCCCATGTGCCGGACACCCtacatggaatatacttaccccggtcCCCGCTCCTGGTCCTCACACATCCAGTGTCGCGGGGTAGCAGCAAATGGCAGATGGAGATGAGCCTCCCTAGAATCGCTGGTGACGCTAcagaggctcgtccccgcctgccattggctgctcttcCCCGACATCGGATgctttcatccgtgtacagggagtaGCAGCAGCAGCGGAGCAGGGACCAGGGTAAGCATATTCCATGTAGggtgcccggcacatggggggactGTGACGGTCTGAATATGAGTTACCGTCTGTCATTCCCTTATTCCCATGAAATAATATCACCAAGAATCCACAGAGTAAAATATCACTGGTGTTGCATAATAATCCACACAGGAGGCAGCGAGACAATGGAGTTTTGGAAACATACTAAACTCAATTGATAAAACAGGGCTTGGTCACATAGCTTACAAGCCATCACTGTGACTTTTCCAAGACAATGGCCAAGAGTGTTATCTTGTGTATTTTAATTAAGTAGATCAGTCTTGTGGTTAGAAGCAGACTGAATGTCTCAGAAGTGTGTGTACACATGTCCTTGgtacacatagatgtctatgtCCATTGTTAGGAGTAGGTATCCAAGAGGATTAAGTAGCAAGGAAGATGGTCACTGGGAAGATCTTCACAATGgcccccctttttctccctgctccGGCAGACACGGTTGGACCTTTCCGGGTCCAGTGGCGACTATTCGGATAACAAGTCTGTTTGTCGGGACAGTCCATCTGGGTTCCCATTCAACTTGCCTGGGCGATAGTGAAGTCGTAGGGCTGTAGGGCCAGACTCCATGGCAGCAAACGGGCATTATCACCAGAGTCCCGGTTGAGCCAGACCAGGGGGTTGTGGTCTGTGATGAGAGTGAAGGCGCGGCCATACAGATAAGGAGTCAGTTCCTTGAGAGGCCAGACACTCCTCCTCAATGGCCGCATAGCCGACCTCCCTAGGCAAAAGTTTGAGACTCAGATAGGCCACCGGGTGCTCTCTTCCGTCCTCTCCGACTTGGCTCAAAACTGCCCCCTGTCCAAACATGGAAGTGTCTGTATAGACAATAAAGCGCTTGTTATGATCTGGGGCAGCTAACACAGGGGCATTGACAAGAACTTGTTTTAGAGCTTAGAAAGCCACCTCACAGTCCagagaccacaggacctgtcggGGTAACTTCTTTTTAGTCAAGTCggtcaggggtttggccagggcgctatagtcagGTACAAAACGCCTGTAAAAACTGTCTGTCTCTAAGAAAGCCATGACTTGTGTCTTGGTACGGGGAGTGGGCCAATTAGCAACGGCCTTGATCTTAGCTGGCTCTGGACGTTGCTTACCATATCCAACCCTGTGACCCAGATATTGTACCTCCACCATACCGATGTGACACTTGTCAGGCTTCAAGGTCAGACTGGCCCTCCTAATCCTATCTAACACTGACCCTATGTGTTCGAGATGAGCCTCCCAAGTACCTCTATAGATGgcgatgtcgtccaggtatgcaCACGCATAATCCTGGAGTCCATCTAGGAGGCGGTTTACCATCCTTTGGAAGGTGGCGGGCGCGTTCTTCATTCCCAACGGCATAACCCGAAATTGGTATAGGAcgaacggggtgatgaaggcgGACTTGGGGACAGCATCTTCCGCTAGAGGTCAGATACTTCCCTTTAGATATGCGGTCAAGCAGCTCATCCATCCGGGGCATCGGATTGGCTTCAGTTACAGTTTTGTCTTCGAGCCCAAGGACTTTTGGAGTGTTCTATTACTCCTAGCCCAAGCATCTCTTCTATTTCCCTCCGCATCCTGTCCCTAACAGCTTTGGGAATGCAGTAGGGAGGTTGTCTCAAGGGCGCCTGctctggggtgtccaccttgtggaTTGCTAACTGAGTTTACCCGTTTTCCTTGGAAAAAGTGGCCTGTTTGGCTTCCAGCAGTAGGTTGGCTTAAGCCCGCTTGTGGGGTCCCAACTGTTCCCCCAGCTGGACTAACCCTATGTTCCTCATCACCCCCTAACAAGTCTGTTAAAGGTAAGGCTTCTGTGTCCTCCCGTGCTGGGGCATATATGGTCATCACTTCCTCGGCCCTTTCTTTATAAGCTTTGAGCATATTGATGTGAAACGTCCGTTTCACATCCTCATTCTCGCAGCTGGCTATAGTGTAGGTGGTATCGCACACCTGCCCTATAACTTTATACGGGTCCTGCCAGGCCGCCTGGAGCTTGTCAGTTCGTACTGGCCTGAGGACCATGACCTTTGCCCAATTTGAAAGCTCCGGTGCCTGGCTCTCCGATCGTACCATACCTTCTGGCGCTGCTGGGCCGCCCGAAGTTTTTCCCTTATCAGTCTGAGCCAACTCCTCCATATGGTCCCTCAGCTCCAGCACATAGGGCACAATCGGAGTCCCCTAAATCTTTGTCTGGCCCTCCCAATGATCTTTGATAAGGTCTAGAGGCCCCTTCACACGCCACCCGTACAACAGCTCAAAGGGCAAGAATCCCGTGGATTCCTGGGGGACCTCCTGGTATGCAAAGAGGAGGTGCGGCAGGAATCGCTCACCGTCCCTATAGGCCCCCGTGAACATCTTCAGCATTTGCTTCAGAGTCctgttgaagcgctcacagagacCGTTAGTCTGGGGATGGTACGGGGAGCTTGTCAGGGGTTTAATCCCGCAGATCTTCCATAGCTGCTGAGTCAGCTCGGCAGTGAATTACGTACCCAGGTCTGATAAGATCTCTTTGGGAAATCCTACTTGAGAGAAAATCTTGACCAGGGCATCAGCCACAGTCTCAGCATGAATGTTGGAGACCGCCACGGCCTCCAGGTAGCAGGTAGCGTAATCCACTACGGTAAGTAAATAGCGCTTGCCTGAGCGGCTAGGCTGGGCCAGGGGTTCCCCTCGTGAAGTGTTCCTCTATGATGGGCATCGGGATCATTTTAGCCTTAGGGTTGTCTTGCTTTTTTCCCACCCTTTGGCATACCTCACATGTCTGGCAATAATTCCGGACGTCATCGGATGCCCCAGGCCAGAGGAAGTTCTGGGTTACCCGGTGCAACGTCTGGCGTATTTCCAAACGTCCTGCTAACGGGACATCATGCCCAATATGCACTTCCTCGGAATTACCAGCTGGCGTTTTTGCCGGGGTCCGGGTGCGTTGACCCGGGTCTCCGTAAGTTGGTACAGCCGGCCACGCTCCCAGATTAACTGCTTCCCCCTATTTCCCCTTGGCCTACCCTAGCCTTTTTCCTGTACTTCCTGAGTGAGTGGTCCCCCACTACTTCCCTCCCAAAGTcctctggggtgtcccagggATAGGGCTCCACAGTCAGGGGTGGGGTAGGTTGGCTTACCTGAGTCTCAATAGGAGGTGGATGGTTCTCGGCAGCACAGATTTGGGCTCTGGTGATGACAGCTTGAGCCTCGTGTGTAGTTGTGGGTACAAAAGCGGAGGTTAGTGGCCCAATGTCATTGCCCAATGCGACCTCTGCGGGCAACTCCTTAATGACGCCCACTTGGATATTGCTGACCTCAGCACCCCAGTCTAGGTGGACCTGGGCCATGAGAATCCGATAAATGCCCCCCGCCACTCAAACAGCAATAGTTTGTCCCAATCTGTCACGGTAgatggggataagaggaacaccaagtaagcaaacagcaataggaaaacagactaggccccaaagatAGCGAGGatggaatggtaacctcctaacaaatccctgagcctctccctgactgctgacagtatgagcaagtcctgatggtgaacgaactcatacgctggaacctaagcctgcTCACACTGtcgcaaaccctaacttagggagcggggaatgagacagccggtaccttccaccgtgaagggaccagcatctctctgagacctagaagcaacacaagcacaaaggagaaaacaggaggacttagcttgaacacgagcgggaagtagaggatccacaaacaaccagtatagGACTCCataaggaaaatatcaaccgcaaagtcagcagtaagaggcggacttaaataggcagaacctgtggagaggtcgaatcctgcccacaacaacaaacagaaaggaaacacagagagacctgtcagatagactcacgtgcttcAAGTCTATCCGATTTTCTCATAtccctcacagggcaggcagtgacacggTTGTTCCGAATTGTCAATCAAGTGTCTTTAAACAAGGGTGATGGTAGCGCCGCTGTCCCTGAGGTCTCGGGCTGTTTTCCCATTGACCATCACTAACTGATAATGGTATTTCCGGTTGTCCGTGATGGTAGACTGGACCAGGTGGGCTTCGTATAACGTGCCTAGGGGTTCCTCACGGCTTAACTCTTTGGCGTCCCAAGCAGGGAGTACAGGATAGTCCACACAATGGGCTGCAGCCTGGGAATTGGAGAACCTGGGGTGGGTACAGTTGGGGGGCTTCCAGTGGGCAGTTGTTGTGCAGGTGCCCCAGTTGATTGCAGCAAAAACACCAGGGCTTGTTGCCAGCTGGGCGTCATGGGTTGGAGAGTGTGGGTATGCTGGGGGGTTGGTACCTGGTTGCTGCCGGTGGTGGTGTCTCGGTCTGAAGGGGTTGTATCCGAGGCGTCGTAGCGTGCCGCCATAGACAAGGGGCAGCTAAAGTAGATGAGTTTTTCAGTCATGTGACGGACGGAGGTGAGCATTCTGCATACACTTTGCCATGTGCTGAGGGTGCCCTGTGCCCCCCATGTAAGGGGTAAGTGGTGGAGAAGAGAGGGCAATAATGGTGGACAGCTGCAGTGCGCTCAGCCACACACAGAATGCCGAGTAACGCTAGGCTTTAGGTCTCCTCACACTAGCAGATGAAACTGAATCCATAGCTGGTTTATGCAATTCTGTCACAGTGCCTGGTGCACTTTATGTCTGTGTGCTAAATAAAAAGAAAGGAATGCACTGTTGCCAGCACGACCAATTATCGTAATGTAGTGCAGGGTTTCAAATCGTGACAGTTAATGGGGTCGCATTGCAACCCTACAGTTGTGAGAATTATTGGGGCTGTCATGACAATGTGCAGGTCCCAAAATGACCCCTCTCACTAGTGGCAATGCTGCATTGTTACACTGTGATCTCTGGCCATGTGATGTTTGTCACAGccaaaggccccttgcagactagcgttcctccagcagcgagtccgcaacgtagcttccggcctgacctcccagcgctgccgggggtcacatagcattatattgatttatgatgctatgtaacccttacagttctggaatatattggataacactgacataatgctgccagtgttatccaatacattataGAACTGTAAGggctacatagcatcataaatcaatataatgctatgtgattcCCATCAGTGcagggaggtcaggccgggtgctgtgttgcggactcgctgcgggagtaaagcttgtctgcaaggggccaaaGTCACCATGTAACCCTAGGCTTATCTAATCTGTGGTTATGTAATAAATGTACatttgggacaaccactttacacccctgttttttttatttttgtttgcactTAGTCCATCCTTTTTGCATGTACAGTACAGCTGATGTCCAGGAGAGTTCCAACGGCGCTCTTCATTAAAATATGTCTGTTACCTGCCAGGCTTCAGGTGGAGTCTCGACAGAACAGCAGGGTTAGGGCATGCAGCATCACAGACATGGTGAGCGGGAGAGGTCGCAATtagggaacaaagttttatgcgaatcgacttcggatgtttcatccaaagtcgattcgctcattacTAGTCGCAATAACGACTGTACAAGCATCATGGACATCTATACAGACAGTTTTTCTCCCTAAAAAAATTTCTAATGCGTATGAATACGCACGAAAATTTAACTGCCATTCATGGAATAGGGGAGCACGCGCCACTGCCGACTGCTCATGACGTGCCAGGGACAGCATGGCGGGAACGGTGCCTCTGCTGAGTAAAGGCCATTTGCCCATGTGATGTCACACCAGAAGTGCCAGCGTgccctgcaggcttctatctGCTTCTGGGAGCTCAATGTGGAGGTTTATGAATGGAAAAACTAATAGCCATGAGGCTAAAGAAAACCctgtttctgacccttatgttacaACAAAAATTTCACgactaaaaaatttaatttggctcctaaattttttagaTTAGGAGCCAATGTCTCCttgatgtgtttttttgtgtggagTACTGTCACTGTGTCTTTTCCAAGACAATGGCCAAAAGTGTTATCTTGTGTATTTTAATTTAGTAGATCAGTCTTGTGGTTAGAAGCAGACTGAATGTCTCGGAAGTGTATGTACACATGTCCTTGATACATTGTTAGGAGTAGGTATCCAAGGGGATTAAGTAGCAGGGAGGTAAAATAACTCAACGGTTACTgggaagttcttcacaatgttcacagggacattttatactcttggagaacccctttaacaagccatgggacatgacaagggaaaataaCCAAGCCAAATATCCAGCTGTTTTGGGGAGCTTGCCCCTGATCAGTACAGAGGAGGTTTCTGACTGGCTGAGAGCTATCTCTTTGGTGCAGCTCGGGTAGGGGTTGGGGTGCTGAATCTCTTTCAAGATACCTGCTGCGTATGGAGACTTTAGGAGTGCTCCATGTTAAAGGGTTTGGGCACTGTTATAGTATTTTACATTTCCTTACATGTATTTTCTGTAATCTTTCCATCGTATGAATTCCCTTTCTTCCTGACCCCTGCTTTGCTGCTATTTTGTGGTCACATCCTCTTCTGTGAACAGTGGCTGTTCAGTTCATGACACCCAGTGGAGGACTCGCCTCACCCACCTGTCCATTCAGTAGTGTGTGCTCCCCGCATTCATTTTAGTGCGCTGACTCAGTATCATCCACCTTTGCTTGCTCCTGTCCCATCAAGTGTTATGACGTTTGCTGCGCAGATGCAGGAGGAAGCATTCTGCGCATGCCCAATCTTGTCTTGCTCTGCATGGGGATATACTGTATGCAGGCTGCGGTCCTAGTTTTCACTGTGCCGACTCCCTATGAAGTGTTTGGTGCATGCTTTTTCTAAGCTAAacgctttaaagggaatctaacGAGAGCCAACACCCTGCCTAACCTGAATTCATGTTGGATACAgcttgtgaccgctgcagccaattacagTCCTCAGAGGTGTGCATCTGAAaacattgattggctgcagtggttaggTGCCAAATCCAGGCTTGTCACCATGCTGTTTGTAAAAAGCTGCCGTGGGAGAACCGGAAAAACTCTGCAGAGAAAGGGTGAGTacataatgttttttattttaagacATTTTCCAGTTTGTCCgagatttttaattatataagacaacccctttaacctgttccagacacatgacgtaccggtacggcatgatgtcctggtacttaatgacacatgacataccggtgcgtcatgtgtagttccgatcaccgctgcccggCTGGCGGTGATCCGAACaagatgcctgctcaaatcattgagcaggcacaaTGCGCGGATGGGTCCTGGGAACCCCCCCCCctatcgccgcaaaccgcaggtcaattcagacctgcggtttgcactTTTACATGTTGTGGTGGCGGGAGgcgatgccatcgggtccccgtgcggaTGTAGGGGGGACCTTTCTTGGGCATcggtgctgccttccggtgacgagcctgtgagatccagccccctggatctcacaggccggaagctgtatgagtaatacacactgtaaaggggattagacccccaaaagttaaagtcccaaagtgggacaaaaaataaagtgaaaaaaaaagttgaaaaaatttaaagtttcaagtaaaaataaacaaaaaaatttgtaaaaattagGGGGGgagtagatatattaggtatcgccacgtccgtatcgaccagctctataaacatatcacacgacctaacccctcagatgaacaccataaaaaataaaaactgtgctaaataaacaatttttttgtcaccttacatcacaaaaagtacaacagcaagcgatcaaaaaggcgcatgcccaccaaaatagtaccaatctaaccgtcacctcatcacgcaaaaaatgatccccaagacaatcgcccaaaaa
The Bufo gargarizans isolate SCDJY-AF-19 chromosome 2, ASM1485885v1, whole genome shotgun sequence genome window above contains:
- the CCDC71L gene encoding coiled-coil domain-containing protein 71L, with amino-acid sequence MEEDKVVYSRSQLVFAGMKPLEDALEIFVPESKHFMNSDTELWNFLCSLKRDFSPVILRSKDVYGYSSCRSVVPDPSQLSSKKAREQPPPQPPAQPKKPPVKRKRRGMRLSCRKRRRGKASEESSGTSSGCSSPTPSEVPSLVGRSLEDIWKAAVPKLTTFPTIRVRDVSCQAKVAAACRRAQEILQVNLQPVVRIRRFPLGSP